A single window of Colletotrichum higginsianum IMI 349063 chromosome 8, whole genome shotgun sequence DNA harbors:
- a CDS encoding Isocitrate dehydrogenase [NAD] subunit, mitochondrial, with amino-acid sequence MLSRGSARTAQILRTAQPARAYATVGSDIFKPTKFGGKYTVTLIPGDGIGAEVAESVKTIFKADNVPIEWEQVDVSGLSTTTPQKTEDLFRESVASLRRNKLGLKGILHTPIERSGHQSFNVAMRQELDIYASISLIKNIPGYQTRHEGVDLAIIRENTEGEYSGLEHQSVPGVVESLKIITRAKSERIAKFAFNFALANNRKKVTCIHKANIMKLADGLFRSTFHRVANDYPTLEVNDMIVDNASMQAVSKPQQFDVMVMPNLYGGILSNIGAALVGGAGIVPGCNMGRDVAVFEPGCRHVGLDIKGKDQANPTALILSGSMLLRHLGLDDHANRISQAIYGVIADGKVRTRDMGGDATTHQFTKAILDKMDTL; translated from the exons ATGCTTTCCCGAGGATCCGCCCGCACTGCGCAG ATTCTGCGCACCGCGCAGCCCGCGCGCGCCTACGCCACGGTCGGCTCCGACATCTTCAAGCCCACCAAGTTCGGCGGCAAGTACACGGTTACCCTGATCCCCGGTGACGGTATCGgtgccgaggtcgccgagagCGTCAAGACCATCTTCAAGGCCGACAACGTCCCCATCGAGTGGGAGCAGGTCGATGTCTCGGGTctcagcaccaccaccccccagAAGACCGAGGACCTCTTCCGCGAGTCCGTCGCCTCCCTCCGCCGCAACAAGCTCGGCCTCAAGGGTATCCTGCACACCCCCATCGAGCGCTCTGGCCACCAGTCCTTCAACGTTGCCATGCGCCAGGAGCTCGACATCTACGCTTCCATCTCCCTCATCAAGAACATCCCCGGCTACCAGACCCGccacgagggcgtcgacctcgccatcatccgTGAGAACACCGAGGGCGAGTACTCGGGCCTCGAGCACCAGTCCGtccccggcgtcgtcgagtcCCTCAAGATCATCACCCGCGCCAAGTCGGAGCGCATCGCAAAGTTCGCCTTCAacttcgccctcgccaacaACCGCAAGAAGGTCACCTGCATCCACAAGGCCAACATCATGAAGCTGGCCGACGGTCTCTTCCGCTCCACCTTCCACCGCGTCGCCAACGACTACCCCACCCTCGAGGTCAACGACATGATTGTCGACAACGCCTCCATGCAGGCCGTCAGCAAGCCCCAGCAGTTCGACGTCATGGTCATGCCTAACCTTTACGGAGGTATCCTGTCCAACATTGGCGctgccctcgtcggcggtgccggcaTCGTCCCCGGCTGCAACATGGgccgcgacgtcgccgtcttcgagcCCGGCTGCCGTCACGTTGGTCTCGAcatcaagggcaaggacCAGGCCAACCCCACCGCTCTGATCCTGTCCGGCTCCAtgctcctccgccacctcggcctcgacgaccacGCCAACCGCATCTCCCAGGCCATCTACGGCGTCATTGCCGACGG CAAGGTCCGCACCCGTGACATGGGCGGTGATGCCACCACCCACCAGTTCACCAAGGCCATCCTCGACAAGATGGACACCTTGTAA